ATCACATCAGCGACCTGGTGTAAATCCATCTCATTCTTTAAATCAAAATTTTGACATTAAATAAATATCTCCTAAGTTTATTAGATGCCGATATTATACATCTATTTAAACATTTGAATAAGTACTTTTAAAAAAAATAACACCATAAGGTGTTAATGTTATTTAGTTTCTTTCTTTTTTAATTTAGCATTTAATGTTTGTTCGTATTTAACGTAATCAATATAATGTAATTTTTTTAGTCACTTTAATTCTTTGGTATTAATATCTGTTAAATCACTTAACATTTTTTCTTGACGAATTCTTTTAAATTCTTCAGTTTGAAAATAACGTTCTTGACTATCATGAAAGATTTTAGGAATTGCATAACTTATGATTGTTCCTGTAAAACAAGTAATTAAGAAAATGATAATTCCAACGACAATGAAACTAACTTTAATATCATTGTATGAAACGGTGCTATTCGTCATTTTTTCATAATTTGCTCCACCAAAATAACATAGTAGTGTAGCAACAATAATAAATATGAATAAAATGCTATAAACACAGATACATCAATTACGAAATTTGATACGCCCTTGTTTTGTTTTATGAAATTTTTCACATTTAAATGTGAAATAGTTAATTAACTTATTTCAGTAGTTTCTTATCTGTTTCATACTTAATATGCTCTTGCAAAATAAACTAAATATTTTGCTTTTTTGTTTGTAAAGAAACATTTTACATTATCAGTAATGTTTTCTTTAATACAACGTGGCGTTGCGCCTGTTAATTCTTTTAATTTTTTTTCATCATCAATGTCTCCACCTCATGGAGCAATAATTAATTTTGCTTCATTAATAGCATTCTTAAATTCATCTAGAGTTGAAATTGTTATTGTTCGTTTTCTCAAATTATCTTGTGCTCGCTTAAATAAGTTAGCATTATATTCATTAATTAGTTTTTCTATTGTTTCACTAATGCCATCTAGTTGATAAATTGCTTTTGTTTTTAGATCTCTTCGATAGATCGTTACTTGTTTATTAGCTAAATCTTTTGAACCAATAATGATGCTAAATGGAATTCCTGAAACTTCCGCTTCGCTAATTTTATAACCAAATGATTTGCTTGAATTATCAATATTAACACGATATTTATTTAGTGTTTTTTGAATTTTAAGGGCGTTAAGGTGAACGTTTGGATCCTTATCAGCCATTAATTCAATAATATTGATTTGTTCTGGAGCAATTTTGAATGGTAATACTAGACCATTGTCGTCACTGTGTGACATAATAATTGCCCCAATAATTCGTGTGCTTACCCCTGCACTCATTTGGTACACATATTCATTTTGATTAGCTGAATTAGTGAATTTAATGTCATAAGTTTTAGCAAAATTTGTTCCTAAATAATGACTTGTTCCACATTGTAGTGCTTGCCCGTCTTGCATCAAAGCTTCAATTGTGTAAGTGTTCTCAGCCCCAGCAAAACGTTCTCCCGGTGTTTTTTCACCTTTAATAACGGGAATATTTAAAACATTAGTAGCAAAATCATAGTACACATCTAAAATTTGCTTAGTAAAACTAATTGCTTCAGTTTCTTTATCAAAAATAGCATGTAATTCTTGCCAGAAAAATTCTGTTGTTCTTAAAAAAGGACGTGTTGTTTTTTCAGCACGAAAAACATTACATCACTGATTATATTTAATTGGCAAATCATTATACGAAGTAGTAATTTTTCTAAAATAATCACAAAAAATTACTTCGCTAGTTGGGCGGACTACTAGTGGTTCATCTAATTTATCTTTACCTTTATGAGTAATTAAAAATACTTCTGGTGCAAATCCATCAACATGTTCTTTTTCTTTCATGAATTCACTATAACGAATGAATGTCGGAAGTGCAACATTGCACACACCAAGATGCACGAAACGTTGATCAATTTCTTTTTGAATAAGACTTCACAATT
Above is a window of Candidatus Malacoplasma girerdii DNA encoding:
- the proS gene encoding prolyl-tRNA synthetase produces the protein MSDQIKTNNAIVKRSEDFSSWYTSIISAAKLALYTDIKGGIIFQPRVWKLWSLIQKEIDQRFVHLGVCNVALPTFIRYSEFMKEKEHVDGFAPEVFLITHKGKDKLDEPLVVRPTSEVIFCDYFRKITTSYNDLPIKYNQWCNVFRAEKTTRPFLRTTEFFWQELHAIFDKETEAISFTKQILDVYYDFATNVLNIPVIKGEKTPGERFAGAENTYTIEALMQDGQALQCGTSHYLGTNFAKTYDIKFTNSANQNEYVYQMSAGVSTRIIGAIIMSHSDDNGLVLPFKIAPEQINIIELMADKDPNVHLNALKIQKTLNKYRVNIDNSSKSFGYKISEAEVSGIPFSIIIGSKDLANKQVTIYRRDLKTKAIYQLDGISETIEKLINEYNANLFKRAQDNLRKRTITISTLDEFKNAINEAKLIIAPWGGDIDDEKKLKELTGATPRCIKENITDNVKCFFTNKKAKYLVYFARAY